The genome window AAACCGAACGGCGACCAGCCGTATGCCATAAAAGAGCTTGTTAAAGGTGTAGGGGAGAACAAAAAAGACCAGGTCCTTCTTGGAGTGACTGGTTCTGGAAAGACGTTCACTATTGCAAACCTTATAGAAAAGGTGCAGAGGCCTACCCTTGTAATGTCGCCGAACAAGATACTTGCTGCACAGCTTTATGCGGAATTCAAGACATTTTTCCCGCATAATGCAGTCGAGTATTTTATATCATACTATGATTATTACCAGCCCGAAGCATACATACCACAGAGCGATACCTACATAGAAAAAGACTCTTCAATAAACGATCATATAGACAGGTTGAGGCTCAAAGCCACATCCTCGCTTCTTGAACGAAGGGACGTTATAATAGTCGCCTCTGTTTCCTGCATTTATAACCTCGGTTCGCCTGACGAGTACAGGGCTTTATGTGTACTTGTGGAAAAAGGCAAGATCAAATCAAGGGAAAAGCTTACTATGGAGCTTGTGGATATACATTACGAAAGAAATGACATAGATTTTTCCCGCGGAAAATTCAGGGTAAGAGGCGAGATTATCGAGATATTCCCTGCATACCTTGAAACAGCTGTAAGGGTAGAGTTTTACGGCGATCATATAGAAAGGATAAGGGAGATAGAGCCTTTAACCGGGAAAGCGATATCGGAAAAAGAGCTCATATATATCTACCCTGCAAAACATTTTGTGACTACGAGGCCGAAACTGGAAGTTGCGTTAAAGAGCATAGAAAAAGAGCTTGTAGAACGCGTCGACTATTTTAAAAAGAACGGGAAACTTATTGAAGCCCAGCGCATAGACCAGCGCACGCACTATGACATGGAAATGATGAACGAGACAGGGTTCTGCCACGGGGTAGAGAACTATTCAACGCACCTTGCAGGCCGCCCGCCTGAATCACGGCCGTCGTGCCTGATAGATTATTTCCGCTTGAGTTCTCCTGACTTTCTGACGGTTATTGATGAATCGCACATAAGCGTACCTCAAATAAGAGGTATGTATGAAGGAGACAGGTCAAGGAAA of Candidatus Liberimonas magnetica contains these proteins:
- the uvrB gene encoding excinuclease ABC subunit UvrB — protein: MNKDLQMKFKLVSKFKPNGDQPYAIKELVKGVGENKKDQVLLGVTGSGKTFTIANLIEKVQRPTLVMSPNKILAAQLYAEFKTFFPHNAVEYFISYYDYYQPEAYIPQSDTYIEKDSSINDHIDRLRLKATSSLLERRDVIIVASVSCIYNLGSPDEYRALCVLVEKGKIKSREKLTMELVDIHYERNDIDFSRGKFRVRGEIIEIFPAYLETAVRVEFYGDHIERIREIEPLTGKAISEKELIYIYPAKHFVTTRPKLEVALKSIEKELVERVDYFKKNGKLIEAQRIDQRTHYDMEMMNETGFCHGVENYSTHLAGRPPESRPSCLIDYFRLSSPDFLTVIDESHISVPQIRGMYEGDRSRKQTLVDFGFRLPSALGNRPLKFHEFENLINNVIYVSATPGPYELAKTQGEVIELVIRPTGLIDPEVVIRPIENQVEDLRVRIEECAKKKERVLVTTLTKKMSEDLTDYYKEKGLRVEYLHSEIDSLKRIEILNDLRLGKFDVLIGINLLREGLDLPEVALVAVLDADKEGFLRSETTLIQVCGRAARNLNGHVVLYADRITGSIKRALSEMSRRRKKQVEFNLQHNITPRSIVKAVHEFEEFQYKTKEEGLAHLVEESAAQYVTKNNLGKIMAELEKQMKDAADNLDFELAAALRDKLFALREINVRKKKNTEEIMKMAKMKKVE